One region of Acidiferrobacteraceae bacterium genomic DNA includes:
- the ubiA gene encoding 4-hydroxybenzoate octaprenyltransferase, with the protein MSWTGRLGDYARLMRLHRPIGIFLLLWPALWALWIAGHGQPAWLILAIFVAGVVLMRSAGCVINDYADRGFDPHVARTRDRPLATGAVSTREALVLFVVLCLIAFVLVLQLNRLTIGLSFVGAFLAASYPFMKRYTHLPQFYLGAAFGWAIPMAFAAQTGAVPMVAWILFAANIAWSVAYDTIYAMVDRDDDLKIGVKSTAILFGSGDRLMVGVFHLTTLGLLAWVGALAGRGLPYYIGLAVAAGLAIQEQRLIAEREPKACFRAFLHNNWLGAAVYAGLVVDYLVRG; encoded by the coding sequence TTGAGCTGGACCGGGCGACTGGGGGACTATGCGCGCCTGATGCGCCTGCATCGGCCCATCGGGATCTTCCTGCTTTTGTGGCCGGCCCTGTGGGCCCTGTGGATCGCCGGCCACGGCCAGCCCGCCTGGCTGATCCTGGCTATCTTCGTTGCCGGCGTGGTGCTCATGCGCTCCGCCGGCTGCGTGATCAACGACTACGCGGATCGCGGCTTTGATCCCCACGTGGCGCGCACCCGGGACCGACCCCTGGCTACGGGCGCGGTCAGCACGCGCGAGGCCCTGGTTCTGTTTGTCGTCCTGTGCCTGATCGCTTTTGTGCTGGTACTGCAACTGAACCGCTTGACGATCGGTCTTTCATTCGTCGGTGCGTTTCTGGCGGCAAGCTATCCGTTCATGAAGCGCTATACCCATCTGCCGCAGTTCTATCTTGGGGCCGCCTTTGGTTGGGCCATTCCCATGGCCTTTGCCGCACAGACCGGCGCCGTGCCCATGGTGGCCTGGATCCTGTTCGCGGCGAACATCGCCTGGTCCGTGGCCTACGACACCATCTATGCCATGGTCGACCGCGATGACGATCTCAAGATCGGCGTGAAATCCACCGCCATTCTTTTCGGCTCGGGCGATCGCCTGATGGTGGGCGTGTTTCATCTCACCACCCTGGGGTTGCTGGCCTGGGTGGGGGCCCTGGCCGGTCGTGGCCTACCATACTATATAGGCCTCGCCGTCGCCGCGGGCCTGGCAATCCAGGAGCAGCGACTGATCGCGGAACGGGAACCGAAGGCGTGCTTCCGGGCTTTCCTGCATAATAACTGGCTCGGCGCAGCGGTCTACGCCGGACTGGTTGTCGACTACCTGGTGCGAGGATGA
- a CDS encoding glutathione S-transferase N-terminal domain-containing protein has product MKLYGSETSPYVRKARILIKEKGLPCEWIREAPGDVGARFAELNPLGKVPVLELDDGMALFDSPVIVEYLDRLQGEPLIPLDGEARWQVQRLHALADGILDAVVARLMETRRQPMQQSLEAMEKQEQKIVNALFHIEKRIDENSYLVGGKFSMADLALGVALQYIDFRYPHDWRSRTPRLAYWLAGISTRPAFPETEPPGMGRVPDSAH; this is encoded by the coding sequence ATGAAACTATACGGATCTGAAACTTCTCCCTACGTACGCAAGGCACGAATCCTGATCAAGGAGAAAGGATTGCCGTGCGAGTGGATCAGGGAAGCGCCGGGGGATGTCGGGGCGCGCTTCGCCGAACTCAATCCCCTGGGCAAGGTACCGGTACTGGAACTCGATGACGGCATGGCCCTGTTCGATTCCCCGGTGATCGTGGAGTATCTGGACCGATTGCAGGGCGAGCCACTGATTCCCCTCGACGGTGAGGCCCGCTGGCAGGTGCAGAGGTTGCATGCACTTGCCGACGGTATCCTCGATGCCGTGGTCGCCCGGCTGATGGAGACGCGACGCCAGCCGATGCAGCAATCCCTGGAGGCTATGGAGAAACAGGAGCAAAAGATCGTCAACGCCCTGTTCCATATCGAGAAGCGGATTGACGAGAACAGCTACCTCGTCGGTGGGAAGTTTTCCATGGCCGATCTCGCGCTGGGCGTGGCGCTGCAATACATCGACTTCCGCTATCCCCATGACTGGCGTTCCCGTACGCCCCGTCTCGCCTACTGGCTCGCCGGCATCAGTACGCGACCGGCTTTCCCGGAGACCGAACCGCCAGGTATGGGACGCGTTCCGGACTCGGCACACTGA
- the aroE gene encoding shikimate dehydrogenase, which yields MTGPDPLRYAVFGNPVSHSKSPRIHSLFAKQFGIELEYLAIEAPLDDFAGAVRRFRDKGGNGCNVTVPFKREAWELADRRTGRAELAGAVNTLQFDADGTILGDNTDGIGLVRDLTVNLDTRLYDRRLLVVGAGGAVRGILGPLLEQAPRELVLANRTVARAEELAGVFAAVGPVQPSALDALAGRSFDLVINGTAASLAGAVPELPDGLFAPGALAYDLMYADGSTPFLDWAEERGAARLADGLGMLVEQAAESFLLWHGQRPDTGPVIRELQGH from the coding sequence ATGACAGGCCCAGACCCACTTCGTTACGCCGTATTCGGAAACCCGGTTTCCCATTCCAAATCACCGCGCATCCACTCCCTGTTCGCGAAGCAGTTTGGAATTGAACTGGAGTACCTCGCCATTGAGGCGCCGCTGGACGATTTCGCCGGGGCAGTCCGGCGCTTCCGTGATAAAGGCGGGAACGGCTGCAATGTCACGGTTCCCTTCAAGCGCGAGGCCTGGGAGCTGGCCGACCGCCGCACCGGCCGCGCGGAACTGGCCGGTGCGGTGAATACCCTGCAGTTCGATGCCGACGGGACCATCCTCGGTGACAACACCGACGGGATCGGTCTGGTCCGGGACCTCACGGTTAATCTGGATACCCGGCTGTATGATCGCCGTCTGCTGGTGGTTGGCGCCGGGGGCGCGGTGCGGGGCATCCTCGGTCCGCTGCTGGAACAGGCGCCGCGGGAACTGGTTCTGGCCAATCGCACCGTCGCGCGGGCGGAGGAGCTTGCAGGGGTGTTCGCCGCCGTGGGACCGGTCCAGCCTTCCGCCCTTGACGCCCTGGCCGGACGAAGCTTCGATCTGGTTATCAACGGCACTGCCGCCAGTCTTGCCGGCGCTGTTCCGGAGCTGCCGGACGGGCTGTTTGCACCGGGGGCTCTGGCCTACGACCTGATGTACGCAGACGGATCCACCCCGTTTCTGGACTGGGCCGAGGAGCGTGGTGCAGCTCGACTCGCCGACGGCCTGGGTATGCTTGTCGAGCAGGCCGCGGAATCCTTCCTGCTTTGGCACGGTCAACGCCCGGACACCGGGCCGGTCATCCGCGAACTGCAGGGCCACTAA
- a CDS encoding serine/threonine protein kinase gives MSAVTQQASAGSALPAAYRLDDYVIDRVLGHGGFGITYLARDTKLNAWVAIKEYFPRALAARDASFTITPITEASTGGVDDYRWGLQEFLKEARALARFKHNHIVRVLRVLEANGTAYMVMEYEQGESLAETLKRSGGFLNEAKLMQIFLPVLSGLQAVHDAGLLHLDIKPDNIYLRRDGQPMLIDFGSVRQVKSGTTRTDKVALTPAYSAIEQYPGLGDTGPWSDIYSIGATLYRCVTGKAPVDSLARYKAKQTNRVDPYISATEFERPLFSHHIRECIDLALELNPDDRPHSAAQLQKGLMGQRITEEGSRKVVRPSGNLNYEAIPQHHLDIQPRRRRRTRGRLESLFFTSVLSVAVAVFALQLMVRFGVMSQDDVFNRVSYLRDETMRASKAKVVQLDKMLYDKWRIHLLPQRQAVQTASAAPAPMVAKKKKLPFATDRNVVKVLGGHQGAIESLAFLGTNTLAALDNRGDVRIWDTVSGKTLKRFRNRDAGTIGIAASADGHWLARSQGDKVMLWDAIAGEPGPTLDGFADTPSAMGFTPDGTRLAVIEGKKSISVWTLADHKLVYRIDQKDDEKPHDITAVSFSPNGRLFATANDDGKVTIWSVGNGAELSEITARKAGNKVDGLQYSTDGAWLATSGPDGFLKLYDSDADPHDKLLSDLPADVDTIAFSHDRRWVLTGGDTKTIQLWNIDKAKLAKEWPAGDKQVSALAISPDDKLVASGGADGKIRIWN, from the coding sequence ATGAGTGCAGTAACCCAACAAGCCAGCGCTGGTAGCGCCCTTCCCGCGGCCTATCGGCTGGATGACTATGTCATCGACCGTGTCCTCGGGCACGGCGGCTTTGGTATTACCTATCTCGCGCGCGACACCAAGCTGAATGCGTGGGTCGCGATCAAGGAATACTTCCCCCGTGCCCTGGCAGCGCGCGATGCCAGTTTCACGATTACCCCGATCACCGAAGCCTCAACCGGCGGCGTCGACGACTACCGCTGGGGCCTGCAGGAGTTTCTCAAGGAGGCGCGTGCTCTCGCGCGGTTCAAGCACAACCACATCGTTCGCGTCCTTCGTGTCCTCGAGGCCAATGGAACGGCCTACATGGTCATGGAGTATGAGCAGGGGGAGAGTCTGGCCGAGACGCTCAAGCGCAGCGGCGGGTTCCTGAACGAAGCGAAGCTGATGCAGATATTCCTGCCCGTGCTGAGCGGACTGCAGGCAGTACACGATGCCGGTCTGCTGCATCTGGACATCAAGCCGGACAACATCTATCTGCGCCGTGACGGCCAGCCCATGCTGATTGATTTCGGGTCTGTGCGTCAGGTGAAGTCGGGTACCACCCGAACCGACAAGGTGGCGCTCACACCGGCCTACTCCGCCATCGAACAGTATCCGGGGCTGGGCGACACTGGCCCCTGGAGCGACATCTATTCCATCGGCGCGACACTGTACCGCTGCGTTACCGGAAAAGCGCCGGTGGATTCCCTGGCGCGCTACAAGGCGAAACAGACCAACCGGGTCGATCCCTACATCTCGGCAACGGAATTCGAGCGCCCGCTGTTTTCGCACCACATTCGCGAGTGCATCGATCTGGCGCTGGAACTGAATCCGGACGATCGTCCCCACAGCGCGGCGCAGCTGCAGAAAGGTCTCATGGGTCAGCGGATCACGGAGGAGGGGTCCCGCAAGGTCGTACGGCCTTCCGGCAACCTGAACTACGAGGCAATCCCGCAGCACCATCTGGACATTCAGCCGCGGCGCAGGCGTCGCACGCGCGGACGGCTTGAGAGCCTGTTCTTCACCAGCGTCCTGTCGGTGGCCGTGGCCGTGTTTGCCTTGCAGCTGATGGTCCGGTTCGGTGTGATGTCGCAGGATGATGTGTTTAACCGGGTCTCCTATCTTCGTGACGAAACCATGCGCGCCTCAAAGGCGAAAGTCGTCCAGCTGGACAAGATGCTGTACGACAAATGGCGCATCCACCTGTTGCCCCAGAGACAAGCCGTGCAAACGGCGAGCGCGGCTCCCGCGCCAATGGTTGCGAAAAAGAAGAAACTACCCTTCGCGACGGATCGAAATGTCGTCAAGGTCCTGGGTGGCCATCAGGGCGCGATCGAGTCCCTTGCGTTCCTCGGCACCAATACCCTGGCCGCGCTGGATAACCGCGGCGATGTCCGGATCTGGGACACCGTTAGCGGAAAGACCCTGAAACGGTTCCGCAATCGCGATGCCGGAACGATTGGAATTGCCGCCAGTGCCGACGGTCACTGGCTCGCACGCAGCCAGGGCGACAAGGTTATGTTGTGGGATGCAATCGCAGGCGAACCGGGTCCCACGCTGGACGGGTTCGCCGATACACCGAGCGCGATGGGTTTTACGCCCGATGGTACCCGTCTCGCGGTGATTGAGGGCAAGAAGTCGATCTCCGTGTGGACCCTGGCCGATCACAAGCTGGTCTATCGCATCGACCAGAAAGACGATGAGAAGCCGCACGACATTACCGCGGTTTCGTTCTCGCCCAATGGTCGCTTGTTCGCCACCGCCAATGACGATGGCAAGGTTACGATCTGGTCCGTGGGCAATGGCGCCGAACTCTCGGAGATCACGGCCCGCAAGGCCGGGAACAAGGTCGACGGTCTGCAGTATTCCACCGACGGTGCATGGCTGGCCACCAGCGGGCCCGACGGTTTCCTGAAACTGTACGACTCCGATGCCGATCCCCATGACAAGTTGCTGAGCGATCTGCCGGCCGATGTGGATACCATCGCCTTCAGTCACGATCGGCGCTGGGTCCTGACCGGCGGCGACACCAAGACCATCCAGCTCTGGAATATTGACAAGGCGAAGTTGGCCAAGGAGTGGCCCGCGGGCGACAAGCAGGTCAGTGCGCTGGCGATCTCTCCCGACGACAAGCTTGTCGCCTCCGGCGGTGCGGACGGAAAGATCCGGATCTGGAACTGA
- the lepB gene encoding signal peptidase I has product MKINDEMRARIIPWLKWLRDIAVLAVVIFGARSAIADWNNVPTGSMKPTILEGDIIFVNRLAYDLKVPFTSIHLATWGAPKRGQIVIISSSLTGERLVKRVVGVPGDTVAMRNNVLFINDKALSYKPLDPRYAAALSERARASHRFETEKLGASNHPVMVMRGGSTESNFPPIQVPAGKYLGLGDNRDNSADSRYFGLVDRKLIMGHATAVIVSWNPNNHYLPRSGRFFKKLP; this is encoded by the coding sequence ATGAAAATAAATGATGAAATGCGGGCCCGGATAATCCCCTGGCTCAAATGGCTGCGCGACATCGCCGTGCTGGCTGTCGTGATCTTTGGCGCCCGTTCCGCCATCGCGGACTGGAACAATGTGCCCACCGGCTCCATGAAGCCCACCATCCTGGAGGGCGATATCATCTTCGTGAACCGGCTGGCCTACGACCTCAAGGTCCCATTCACCAGTATCCACCTGGCGACCTGGGGCGCGCCCAAGCGCGGGCAGATCGTAATTATCAGTTCTTCGCTCACCGGCGAGCGCCTGGTGAAACGCGTGGTCGGCGTTCCCGGCGATACCGTGGCCATGCGCAACAATGTCCTTTTCATCAACGACAAGGCGCTCAGCTACAAGCCGCTGGATCCCCGGTACGCGGCGGCCCTCAGCGAACGGGCGCGCGCCAGCCACCGTTTCGAAACCGAGAAGCTGGGTGCATCAAATCACCCGGTGATGGTGATGCGGGGCGGGTCGACCGAGAGCAACTTCCCGCCGATCCAGGTCCCGGCCGGCAAGTACCTGGGACTGGGGGACAACCGCGACAACAGCGCCGACTCGCGCTACTTCGGCCTGGTGGATCGCAAGCTCATCATGGGTCATGCCACCGCGGTCATCGTGTCGTGGAATCCGAACAACCACTACCTGCCCCGCAGCGGTCGCTTCTTCAAGAAACTTCCCTGA
- a CDS encoding gamma carbonic anhydrase family protein, with protein sequence MAVRPYRKQMPELGDGVYVAPEAAVIGDVVIGEHSSVWPGAVVRGDVNSIRIGKRSNIQDGTVVHVTHGYKEVPDGWAVHIGDEVTVGHNVTVHGCTIEDRCLIGIGSTILDGAILRPHVFLGAGSLVTEGKELESGYLYLGAPAKRVRPLNDAEMRWFEYSAQHYCDLKDEYLEEG encoded by the coding sequence ATGGCGGTTCGTCCCTATCGCAAGCAGATGCCGGAACTCGGTGACGGGGTATACGTTGCCCCCGAGGCCGCGGTCATCGGGGACGTCGTCATCGGCGAACACAGTTCCGTCTGGCCCGGGGCCGTGGTACGTGGCGACGTGAATTCCATCCGCATCGGCAAGCGTTCGAACATCCAGGACGGCACCGTGGTACATGTCACCCACGGTTACAAGGAAGTGCCGGACGGCTGGGCCGTGCACATCGGCGACGAGGTCACCGTCGGCCACAACGTAACCGTCCATGGCTGCACCATCGAGGATCGCTGCCTGATCGGTATTGGCTCCACCATTCTGGACGGGGCCATCCTGCGACCCCATGTATTCCTCGGGGCCGGCAGCCTGGTCACCGAGGGCAAGGAACTGGAGAGCGGCTATCTCTATCTGGGCGCGCCGGCGAAGAGAGTCCGGCCCCTTAACGATGCCGAGATGCGTTGGTTCGAATACTCGGCACAACACTATTGCGATCTGAAAGACGAATATCTCGAGGAAGGATGA
- the gorA gene encoding glutathione-disulfide reductase, translating to MSRHYDFLVIGGGSGGIAAARRAASYGAKVALVEKGVLGGTCVNVGCIPKKVMWNAAGVADTLELAADYGFDIERKSFDWSQLKQARDAYVTRLNGIYKRNLEISGVDFIHGFAQFHSHNSVIVNGETISGEHVMIAVGGRPMVPPLPGAELGITSDGFFELEQQPKHVAIIGSGYIAVEFAGLLNALGSRVTLLLRGETFLRSFDAALRETLMEEMQFAGVNVLTCIELEALEPGKDGGINLASGSGEDLTGFDSVIWCIGREPNLGSLGLENAGVQTDDNDYIITDEYQNTNIHNVYAVGDITGRVALTPVAIAAGRRLADRLFDNQVQAKLDYENIPSVVFSHPPIGTVGLSEDEARAQYGEDGINVYQSRFSNTLYSLGERRPATVVKLVTAGSQEKIVGCHVIGYAADEIIQGFAVAVKMGALKKDFDNTVAIHPTAAEELVTLR from the coding sequence ATGTCGCGACACTATGATTTCCTCGTCATTGGCGGCGGCAGCGGCGGCATTGCCGCGGCCCGTCGGGCCGCGTCCTACGGCGCCAAGGTGGCATTGGTGGAGAAGGGTGTCCTGGGTGGCACCTGTGTGAACGTGGGCTGCATACCGAAGAAGGTCATGTGGAACGCGGCCGGGGTCGCCGACACGCTCGAGCTTGCGGCCGACTACGGCTTCGACATCGAACGCAAATCCTTCGACTGGTCACAACTGAAACAGGCGCGCGATGCCTACGTCACACGCCTCAACGGGATCTACAAGCGGAACCTGGAGATCTCGGGTGTGGACTTCATCCACGGCTTCGCACAGTTCCATAGCCACAACAGCGTCATCGTCAACGGCGAAACCATCAGCGGTGAGCATGTAATGATTGCGGTCGGTGGCCGACCCATGGTCCCCCCTCTTCCGGGTGCCGAGCTCGGCATCACCAGCGACGGCTTTTTCGAACTCGAACAGCAACCAAAACATGTCGCCATCATCGGTTCGGGCTATATCGCCGTGGAGTTCGCCGGCCTGCTCAACGCCCTGGGTTCGCGTGTCACGCTGTTGCTTCGCGGCGAGACCTTCCTGCGCAGTTTCGACGCCGCCCTGCGCGAAACCCTGATGGAGGAAATGCAGTTCGCCGGGGTCAACGTCCTGACCTGCATCGAACTGGAGGCACTGGAACCGGGCAAGGACGGCGGCATCAATCTCGCCAGCGGCAGCGGCGAAGACCTGACGGGTTTCGACAGCGTCATCTGGTGCATCGGGCGCGAACCGAACCTGGGCAGTCTCGGTCTGGAAAACGCCGGCGTGCAGACGGACGACAACGACTACATCATCACCGATGAGTACCAGAACACAAACATCCACAACGTATACGCGGTCGGCGACATCACCGGCAGGGTCGCGCTAACGCCGGTGGCCATCGCCGCCGGGCGCCGGCTGGCTGACCGCCTGTTCGACAACCAGGTGCAGGCAAAGCTGGACTACGAGAACATCCCCAGCGTCGTGTTCAGCCACCCGCCGATCGGCACCGTGGGCCTGAGCGAGGACGAGGCGCGGGCGCAATACGGGGAAGACGGTATCAATGTCTATCAATCGCGCTTCAGCAACACGCTGTACTCACTCGGCGAACGCCGGCCGGCGACCGTGGTCAAACTGGTGACCGCGGGAAGCCAGGAGAAGATTGTCGGTTGTCATGTCATTGGCTACGCCGCCGATGAAATCATCCAGGGCTTCGCCGTTGCGGTGAAAATGGGTGCGCTCAAGAAGGATTTCGACAACACCGTTGCCATCCACCCGACGGCGGCGGAAGAACTGGTGACCCTGAGGTAG